CGCGCTGGTCAAAGGCCAGGACCTGCTCTTCAACCTGGCCGGCCAGGTCAGCCACCTGGATTCCATGCTGGATCCCTTCACCGACCTGGAGATCAACGCCCGCAGCCAGCTTTCTATCCTGGAGGCCTGCCGCCACGAGAACCCGGCCATCAAGGTGATCTACGCCGGCACCCGCCAGCAGTACGGCAAGCCCCAATATCTTCCCCTGGACGAGGAGCATCGCCAGCAACCCACGGACGTCAACGGCGTCAACAAACTGGCCGGCGAGTGGTACCACATCGTCTACCACCGGGCCTACGACCTGCGCACCGCTTCCCTGCGCCTGACCAACACCTACGGCCCCCGCCAGCTCATGAAGCACAACCGCCAGGGCTTCATCGCCTGGTTTGTCCGCCTGGCCGTGGAGGGACGGGAGATCCCCATCTACGGCGATGGCCAACAGCTGCGGGATCTCTGCTACGTGGACGATGTGGTGGATGCCTTCCTGCGGGCAGGGGCCTCGGAGGCGGTGAACGGTCGGGTCTTTAACCTGGGCGGCCAGGAGCCAGTCTCCCTGTTAGACCTGGCCCGGCTCATCATCGAGATCGCCGGACGAGGAAGCATCCGCCTGGTACCGTGGCCCGAGGATCGCCGTCGCATCGACATCGGCGACGTCTACTCCAGCTACGCCCGCATCCAGGAGACCCTGGGCTGGCAGCCTACCACCGATCTGCGGACCGGTCTGACGCGTATGATTCAATACTACCAGGAGCACTGGCGTCACTACTGGTAGTTGGAATGGCAGGGGGGAGATGAAGATGGCTGTGACTTTTTCAGGCAGGGGCGACTATGGCAATCGCTGAACCCATTCCCCTGGTGGATCTTCGGGCCCAGTACCTGGCCCTGAAGGACGAAATCGATGCCGCCGTGGCCCGGGTATTGGACAGCGGCTGGTACATCCTGGGACAAGAGGTGCGCGCCTTTGAGGCCGAGTTCGCCGCCTTTTGCCAGCCGCCGGACGGGGCGGCGCCTGGCTGTGTGGCCGTGAATTCCGGCACGGACGCCCTGCACCTGGCCCTGCGGGCCTGTGGCGTGCAGCCGGGCGACCAGGTCATCACCGTCTCCCACACCGCGGTGGCCACCGCGGCCGCCATCCAACTGGCCGGCGCCACGCCGGTCTTTGTGGACGTGGATCCGGAGACCTGCACCCTGGATCCCAAGGCCCTGGCCGACGCTGTGGGGCCCCAAACTCGGGCCATCGTACCGGTTCATCTCTATGGCCACCCGGCCGACCTGGCACCCATCCTGGCCATCGCCCGGGAGGCCGGCATCCCCGTCATCGAAGATTGCGCCCAGGCCCACGGCGCCCAGTACCGGGGGCGGCCCGTGGGGACGTGGGGCGACCTGGGCTGTTTCTCCTTCTACCCCACCAAAAACCTGGGCGCGCTGGGGGATGGCGGCGCGGTGATCGGCCGGGATCCGGAGCTGGTGGAACGGGTGCGCCTGCTCCGGGAGTATGGCTGGACGCCATCCAGCCGCTACGTCTCCCAGGTGCCCGGCCTGAACAGCCGCCTGGATGAGATCCAGGCGGCCATCCTGCGGGTGAAGCTGCGCCATCTGCGGGCCTGGAACGAGAAGCGCCGGGAGCTGGCTGCCCACTACCGGACCCACCTGCCGGCCTGGGTTCATCGGCCCGTGGAGCGGCCGGATTCCACCCACGTCTACCACCTCTACGTGGTGCGGGTGCCCCAGCGAGATCGGGTGCAACAACATCTGCGGGCGAAGGGCATCGGCACGGGCATCCACTACCCGGTGCCTGTACATCAGCAGCCCGCCTACCAGGCCGGTGCGCAGGTAGCTCATCCCCTGGTTCACACCGAGCGGCTGGCCGGCGAAATTTTATCCCTGCCCATGCACCCCATGATGACCCCGACCCAGGTGGAGCAGGTGGCAACCGCCCTGGCGGATGCCCTTCCCACAATCCAGTCGTAGTCCTTGCCGTGGCTGCTGTATCCCTGGCTCGTCTGCTGCGAAAACTCCTGGACGCCCTGGACATCTACCGGGCGGCCCTGGTGATGGGCGTGCTTCTGTACGTCTGGATCTTCACCCATCTGGCCTGGGCACAGCATGCGGGCCTGCGTACCCACAAAGCCGACCTGGGTCAGATCGACCAGGCCGTCTGGAACAGCAGCCGGGGGCGCTTTGTGGAGAGCACTGACTATGGGTTTATCGCCAGCCGCCTGACCGACCATGTGGAGCCCATCCTGGCCCTGATCAGCCCCATCTACTGGGTGTGGGATGACGTGCGGGCCCTACTCCTGTTGCAGGTGCTCTTCGTGGCGGTGGGGGCCTGGCCGGTCTACGAGCTGGCCCTGCGCCAGCTGGATGCCCTGCTTTCCCCTGACCGTGGCGCCCGCATCTGGCATCTGGAGCCCCTGCGCCGCCTCACTCGCCCCCTGGCCCTGAGCCTGGCCATGGCCTACCTGCTGGCCCCCCAACTGCAGTCGGCCGTGTTGACCGAGTTCCACGCCGCGCCCCTGGCCGCGCCGTTCATCCTGTGGGCCTTCTGGGCTGTGGAGCGGGGACGCTGGTACCAGTTTGTCCTGGCTGCCCTGCTGGTGGCTTCGGTGAAGGAGGAGATGGCCCTGCTGGCGGCCGGGCTGGGGGCGTGGGCTGTGTGGCGGCTGCTGCTGAGGCGTTGGTCGGGCGCGGCTGCCCGGGGCACAACCGTTTCCTGGATTGCCCTGGCCAGCGCCCTGGGAGTGATGGTCCTCTCCCTGGCCTGGTTTTACCTGGCCACCTTCGTCATTGTCCCGGCCCACGCGGCCACGGTCTATGGCGTAGCCGCCAGCAGCTACTTTCAGCGCTATGGCGCCCTGGGCGACTCGCCGGCCGACATCCTCCGGAGCTTTTTCACCCGCCCAGAGCTGGTCTGGCAGATCGCCACCGAGCCGGCCCGCCTGGCCTACCTGCGGGGGCTGCTGGCCCCCTTCGGCTTCCTGGCCCTGCTGGCGCCGGAGATCCTGCTTCTCTCCGCGCCCCTGCTCCTGGCAAACCTGTTGAGCGCCTACCCCGCCCAATACTACGGCGAATTCCACTACAGCGCGCCCCTGGTGCCATATGTGGCAGTGGCTGCCGCGTATGGGCTGGGCCGCCTCTGGCGGATCCTGGGGCGCAGGCTGGATCGCCGCTCGGCGGACTTCCAGCATCTACCGGCGGCCAGCCCCCTGGTCATGGCGCTGATGGCCTTCTGGCGCAACTCCCGCCTGACCCTGCGGCCTCTGCTGGCCACGCTTCTCTGCCTGTGGATCCTGGGGTGGGCCCTGGCGACCTATGGCCAGGCCGGCCGTGGCCCCCTGGGCGGACGCTACGACCCCACGCCCATCACCACCCACGCCCGTTTGCTCAGTCGCTTCCTGGCCCAGATTCCGGCCGACGCGGCGGTGACCGCCACCGCCGCGGTCCATCCCCATCTCAGCCACCGTCGCTTCGTCTACCAGTTCCCCATCGGCCTGGAACCGCCGAGCCCAGAGGGCTCCCGGGCGGAGTGGGCCCTGCTGGATGTGACCACCGCCACGGACATGGCGCCGGGCGATGTCAAAGCCCGGGTGGAGGCCATGCTGGCAGGGGAGTGGGGCGTGGTGGATGGCGCCGATGGATACCTGCTCCTGCGCAAGGGCGACCCGGACAAGCAGATCCCCAACGCCTTCTACGACTTCGCCCGGGCGCCGCGCCCGTCCGGGGACCTCCCCCTGGACACAAGCCGGCTGACCCTGGTCTCGGTGGCGGCCCGGGATTGGCCTCGCTGGCGCCAGACAACCCTGGAGCTGCGCTGGTACGTGGGGCCCGATTTTGACCCCGCGGCCTGGCCCGACCTGCCCCAGCTGGAGGTGTGGACGCCAGCCGGCGACCGGGTGTACACCTTGAGCGACGCGCTGCCGCCGGCCCTGGTCTGGTACCCGCCGGATCGATGGCGGCCGGGGGAGACGGTGCGGGTGACCACCCTGCCCCTGTACCTGCCCCGGAGTTGGGGCGTGGTGATTCCGCCGTCCGAGGCAGTGGCCATTGTTCCCAGCCTGGCGCTGGCCCAGTCGACCGAAGGCACCCTGGTGGCCGCCTACCGGCGGATGCCGGGCGAGGGGCTGGTGGGGCTATCCAAAGCGGAGGTGGAAAGCGAGGCGCCCGAGGCGCTGCTGGCAACCCTGTTCGGTGAGCCCCAGGCGGCCGACAGCGTGACCTTCCAGGCAGGCGATGGGCGCCTGCAGGCCTGGGCCTGGTTGGAGGAAGGACCCGTCTGGCCCGGGCGGGACATCCACCTCTGGATCCAGTGGCGGGGGCAACGTTGGCCGGATGGCTACACCGTCTTCGTCCACGTGCGTCGGGCGGGAGAGACAGTCGCCCAGGCCGATGGTCCGCCCCGCCTGGTGGTTCCCCTGGCCGCCGCGGAGCTGTTGCCCCGTCAGGGGTTCCTGCACGACTGGCGGGCCGTTCCCTTGCCGGCCCACGTCCAGGCGGGGGAACGGTTACAGGTGGTCGTGGGCCTCTACGATCCCGTCCAGGGGGGGCGGGCTATGCTGGCATTGCCTGATGGCCAGAGGGTGGATGCGTGGGTAGTGGGAGAGATCCAGGTAGAGGCCCCGCCGATGCCCGATCAGGCCTGTGCCCTGATCCCGGCCACCTGTGCCAGCCAGTAGCGACTGGTAAATCCCGGCAGAAATTCGGCGGCACTCCCTCTGGTGGAAACTATCGCCGAATTTCTGCTGTGGCATTTCCGTCAGACTGTACCAGGCGCATCAGGTCCGACGACGCCGGGCCATCAGGTAGAGGACCCGGCTGTGCCAGGGGACCGTCTGGTTGAGGAGTTGTCGCTGGAAGAGTTCCCGCACCCGGGCGATTTCCTCTGGGGTGAGCCGGGCTGACAGATGCGCGGCGTAGCTGGGGCGGCCCGTTTCCCCCGCCGTGAACCAGCGGTTCAACACACCTGGCGTCACCCGCACCTCGCCCGTCTCTTCCTCTTCCCGTAGCTCCACGGCAAAACCGGTTGCTTCCCAAAGGCCCGCCAGATCGGCGGCATCCCAGTTCACCAGGGGATCGTCCGGGCGGGCGTAGATGGCCTCTTCGGCCTCCTCCAGGCGCCGGGCCAGCCCTGGCTCCAGCTCTGACAGGTCGACCAGCCTGTACAGGCGCTGGGTGTGGCGGGGGATGCGCTCGGCCAGGCTGACGGTGCCCTCTGCCGCCAGCCGCTCCGCCAGCAGGGCCACAGCCTGGGCTTTATCGGCCTGATCCAGCAGGCCGTTGTAGCCCACGATGGCGTCAAAGCGCAGGGCCGGTTCATCGGCCAGCAGCTGGGGAAGCTGGCCCACATCGCCTGTCAGGATCTGGGGCCGCTCCACGGGATCCAGGTGGGCTGCCTGTTGCTGGAGTGCGGCGGCGTCCTCGGGCCGGCGGGCCAGCGCGTAGACGCCGCCCTCTGGCGTCCGCCGCACGGCCTCCCAGGTGAGCAGGCCGCTGCCTGCCCGGATGTCCAGCACTACACTGTGCCGGGCCAGCCCGGCTGCATCCAGGACCCGATCGCGTAGGTGGCCCAACCGGGCGCCTGCGCTGGAGATGGTGCGCTGCAGCCAGCGTTCCCGGGCCGGATCCCGGGCGGAGAAGGTGAGCATCTCCAGGGGCGCTCCGCCCTGGTCCACCTCCAGCATGGCCGCCAGTTGCGCCTCCCGCCGTCGGGCCACGGTGGCGCGGATGTGGGCCTCGTAACCCTGGTCTGATGGCTGGTAGAAGACCTTGCCCTGGAGGGAGCTGGGCAGATACTGTTGGGCCACCCAGTGGTCCCGGTAGGCGTGGGGGTAGAGGTAGCCCTCCCCATGGCCGAAGCCCTCCGCGTCCCGGCTGCTGTCTCGCAGGTGTCGGGGCACGCCGCTGTCGGCCTCCTGCTCCACGGTGGCCAGGGCGTCGAAGAAGGCCATGGTGCTGTTGGACTTGGGCGCGGTGGCCAGGTAGAGGGCTGCCTGGGCCAGGTGGAAGCGACCCTCGGGCAGGCCCACCTGCTCAAAGGCGTTGGCGCAGGCCACCACCACCTGGATGGCGTTGGGATCGGCCAGGCCCACGTCCTCGCTGGCGAAAATGAGCATGCGCCGGAAGATGAAGCGGGGAGACTCGCCGGCATAGACCATGCGGGCCATCCAGTAGAGCGCGGCGTCGGGGTCGCTGCCCCGCAGGCTCTTGATGAAGGCGCTGATGGTGTCGAAATGGTAATCGCCTTCTTTGTCGTAGAGCACGGCCCGGCGCTGGATGGATTCCTCGGCGATCTCCAGGGTGATGTGGATGGTGCCGTCTGGGCCGGGCTCTGTGGTCTCCACGGCCAGCTCCAGCGCGTTGAGCACCCCCCGGGCATCACCGTTGGCCACGTCCACCAGATGCGCCAGCGCGTCGTCGTCCAGGCGGACCCGAAGCTGGCCGTAGCCCCGCTCCGGGTCTGTCAGGGCCTGGCGCACGATGGCGCGGAGATGTTCCGGCCCCAGGGGCGTCAGTTGAAAGATACGGCTGCGGCTGACCAGCGCCTTGTTGACCTCGAAGTAGGGGTTTTCCGTGGTGGCGCCGATGAAGATGACAGTGCCGTTTTCCACCCAGGGCAGGAGCGCGTCCTGCTGAGCTTTGTTGAAGCGGTGTACCTCGTCCACAAAGAGGATGGTGCGCTGGCCGTGGAGGGTAGCCCGCTCCTGGGCTTCGGCGATGGCCTCCCGGATCTCCTTCACGCCGGAAAGCACCGCGTTGAGGGCGATGAAGTGGGCCCGGGTGGTGTTGGCGATCACCTGGGCCAGGGTGGTCTTGCCGGTGCCGGGCGGCCCGTAGAAGATGAGGCTGCCCAGCTGGTC
The window above is part of the Litorilinea aerophila genome. Proteins encoded here:
- a CDS encoding NAD-dependent epimerase/dehydratase family protein translates to MNYLDFYADKRILITGGLGFIGSNLARRLVDLGARVTLVDSLIPDYGGNLFNIAGYEERLRVNIADVRDPYSMRALVKGQDLLFNLAGQVSHLDSMLDPFTDLEINARSQLSILEACRHENPAIKVIYAGTRQQYGKPQYLPLDEEHRQQPTDVNGVNKLAGEWYHIVYHRAYDLRTASLRLTNTYGPRQLMKHNRQGFIAWFVRLAVEGREIPIYGDGQQLRDLCYVDDVVDAFLRAGASEAVNGRVFNLGGQEPVSLLDLARLIIEIAGRGSIRLVPWPEDRRRIDIGDVYSSYARIQETLGWQPTTDLRTGLTRMIQYYQEHWRHYW
- a CDS encoding DegT/DnrJ/EryC1/StrS family aminotransferase, which translates into the protein MAIAEPIPLVDLRAQYLALKDEIDAAVARVLDSGWYILGQEVRAFEAEFAAFCQPPDGAAPGCVAVNSGTDALHLALRACGVQPGDQVITVSHTAVATAAAIQLAGATPVFVDVDPETCTLDPKALADAVGPQTRAIVPVHLYGHPADLAPILAIAREAGIPVIEDCAQAHGAQYRGRPVGTWGDLGCFSFYPTKNLGALGDGGAVIGRDPELVERVRLLREYGWTPSSRYVSQVPGLNSRLDEIQAAILRVKLRHLRAWNEKRRELAAHYRTHLPAWVHRPVERPDSTHVYHLYVVRVPQRDRVQQHLRAKGIGTGIHYPVPVHQQPAYQAGAQVAHPLVHTERLAGEILSLPMHPMMTPTQVEQVATALADALPTIQS
- a CDS encoding DUF2079 domain-containing protein: MAAVSLARLLRKLLDALDIYRAALVMGVLLYVWIFTHLAWAQHAGLRTHKADLGQIDQAVWNSSRGRFVESTDYGFIASRLTDHVEPILALISPIYWVWDDVRALLLLQVLFVAVGAWPVYELALRQLDALLSPDRGARIWHLEPLRRLTRPLALSLAMAYLLAPQLQSAVLTEFHAAPLAAPFILWAFWAVERGRWYQFVLAALLVASVKEEMALLAAGLGAWAVWRLLLRRWSGAAARGTTVSWIALASALGVMVLSLAWFYLATFVIVPAHAATVYGVAASSYFQRYGALGDSPADILRSFFTRPELVWQIATEPARLAYLRGLLAPFGFLALLAPEILLLSAPLLLANLLSAYPAQYYGEFHYSAPLVPYVAVAAAYGLGRLWRILGRRLDRRSADFQHLPAASPLVMALMAFWRNSRLTLRPLLATLLCLWILGWALATYGQAGRGPLGGRYDPTPITTHARLLSRFLAQIPADAAVTATAAVHPHLSHRRFVYQFPIGLEPPSPEGSRAEWALLDVTTATDMAPGDVKARVEAMLAGEWGVVDGADGYLLLRKGDPDKQIPNAFYDFARAPRPSGDLPLDTSRLTLVSVAARDWPRWRQTTLELRWYVGPDFDPAAWPDLPQLEVWTPAGDRVYTLSDALPPALVWYPPDRWRPGETVRVTTLPLYLPRSWGVVIPPSEAVAIVPSLALAQSTEGTLVAAYRRMPGEGLVGLSKAEVESEAPEALLATLFGEPQAADSVTFQAGDGRLQAWAWLEEGPVWPGRDIHLWIQWRGQRWPDGYTVFVHVRRAGETVAQADGPPRLVVPLAAAELLPRQGFLHDWRAVPLPAHVQAGERLQVVVGLYDPVQGGRAMLALPDGQRVDAWVVGEIQVEAPPMPDQACALIPATCASQ
- a CDS encoding AAA family ATPase, yielding MDLFDHAYQERQKKEAPLAARMRPRTLDEFVGQEHIVGPGRLLRRAIQADQLGSLIFYGPPGTGKTTLAQVIANTTRAHFIALNAVLSGVKEIREAIAEAQERATLHGQRTILFVDEVHRFNKAQQDALLPWVENGTVIFIGATTENPYFEVNKALVSRSRIFQLTPLGPEHLRAIVRQALTDPERGYGQLRVRLDDDALAHLVDVANGDARGVLNALELAVETTEPGPDGTIHITLEIAEESIQRRAVLYDKEGDYHFDTISAFIKSLRGSDPDAALYWMARMVYAGESPRFIFRRMLIFASEDVGLADPNAIQVVVACANAFEQVGLPEGRFHLAQAALYLATAPKSNSTMAFFDALATVEQEADSGVPRHLRDSSRDAEGFGHGEGYLYPHAYRDHWVAQQYLPSSLQGKVFYQPSDQGYEAHIRATVARRREAQLAAMLEVDQGGAPLEMLTFSARDPARERWLQRTISSAGARLGHLRDRVLDAAGLARHSVVLDIRAGSGLLTWEAVRRTPEGGVYALARRPEDAAALQQQAAHLDPVERPQILTGDVGQLPQLLADEPALRFDAIVGYNGLLDQADKAQAVALLAERLAAEGTVSLAERIPRHTQRLYRLVDLSELEPGLARRLEEAEEAIYARPDDPLVNWDAADLAGLWEATGFAVELREEEETGEVRVTPGVLNRWFTAGETGRPSYAAHLSARLTPEEIARVRELFQRQLLNQTVPWHSRVLYLMARRRRT